In Dehalococcoidia bacterium, a genomic segment contains:
- a CDS encoding type III pantothenate kinase: MLLAIDVGNTNVTIGLFEGKELVATWRLATDARRMSDEYAALLLHLMAHRGLRPGDVQDAVFCSVVPDLDPVFDDVCRRYLGVVPLVVEAGVRTGLRILYDSPREVGADRVADAVAAIHLYGAPVIVVDMGTATVLDAVDRHGSYLGGAIAPGLGVAAEALFQRAAKLYRVELARPRSAIGRNTVAAMQSGIVLGYVGLVEGLVHRFKEELGDDAPVVATGGYAHLIASETKIIDHVNPDLTLIGLRIIHELNRG, translated from the coding sequence ATGCTCTTGGCCATCGATGTAGGGAACACCAACGTTACCATTGGTCTCTTTGAAGGGAAGGAGCTAGTGGCCACCTGGCGTCTGGCTACCGATGCCCGGCGGATGAGCGACGAATACGCTGCCCTCCTCCTCCACCTCATGGCCCATCGCGGCCTGAGGCCTGGGGACGTACAGGACGCTGTCTTCTGCTCGGTGGTGCCGGACTTGGACCCCGTCTTCGACGACGTATGCCGCCGGTATTTGGGGGTGGTCCCCCTGGTGGTGGAGGCGGGGGTGCGCACAGGGTTGCGCATCCTCTACGACTCGCCGCGGGAGGTGGGGGCAGACAGGGTGGCCGATGCCGTAGCCGCCATTCACCTCTATGGGGCGCCGGTTATTGTGGTGGACATGGGGACGGCCACCGTCCTGGACGCCGTGGACCGCCATGGCTCCTATCTTGGCGGGGCCATCGCCCCTGGCCTAGGGGTGGCAGCCGAGGCCCTCTTCCAGCGGGCGGCCAAGCTTTACCGGGTGGAGCTGGCCCGTCCCCGCTCGGCCATTGGGCGCAACACTGTGGCTGCCATGCAGTCGGGCATCGTGCTGGGGTATGTGGGGCTGGTGGAGGGGCTGGTGCACCGCTTCAAGGAGGAGCTGGGGGACGACGCCCCGGTGGTGGCCACAGGCGGCTATGCCCATCTCATCGCCAGCGAGACGAAGATCATCGACCACGTAAACCCCGACCTCACCCTCATCGGTCTGCGCATCATCCATGAGCTGAACAGGGGCTGA
- the coaBC gene encoding bifunctional phosphopantothenoylcysteine decarboxylase/phosphopantothenate--cysteine ligase CoaBC — MYNLERRRVVLGVGGSVAAYKAVDLASQLTRLGAQVDAVLTKAATRFVTPLSFTSVTLRPAYVDMFEASLREPEVHVRLGREADVVVVAPATASLLARLALGIAQELISLTVLCTRAPLVVCPAMDSHMWEHPTTQGHVRTLQERGAVVVGPEVGRLASGQVGMGRLAERETIIGAVRYVLGQRYGDLIGRRIVVTAGGTQEPIDPVRYISNHSSGKMGYAVAEAARDRGAQVTLVTAPTALPDPYGVQVVRVCTALEMREAVMEACRGAHALIMAAAVADFRPAQAAPAKIKRGEREAITLELVRNPDILAETASFPHLVRVGFAAETEDLLANAHRKLVERRLDLVVANDVTAPGSGFGTDTNKVVIVGRHGAQELPLMSKYEVGCHVLDHVARILAEKGEP; from the coding sequence ATGTACAACTTGGAGAGGCGGCGGGTGGTGCTGGGAGTAGGGGGCAGCGTGGCCGCCTACAAGGCGGTGGACTTGGCCAGCCAGCTCACCAGGCTTGGGGCGCAGGTGGACGCTGTCCTGACAAAGGCTGCCACCCGCTTCGTCACCCCTCTCAGCTTCACCTCCGTCACCCTCCGCCCCGCCTATGTGGACATGTTCGAGGCCTCCCTTAGGGAGCCGGAGGTGCATGTGCGTTTGGGCCGGGAGGCGGACGTGGTGGTGGTGGCCCCGGCTACCGCCTCCCTCCTGGCCCGGCTGGCCCTGGGGATAGCTCAGGAGCTCATTTCCCTCACCGTCCTGTGCACTCGCGCCCCTCTGGTGGTGTGTCCGGCTATGGACTCCCACATGTGGGAGCACCCAACCACTCAGGGGCACGTGCGCACCCTTCAGGAGAGGGGGGCTGTGGTGGTGGGGCCGGAGGTGGGGCGGCTGGCATCGGGCCAGGTGGGGATGGGGAGGCTGGCTGAGAGGGAGACCATCATAGGCGCTGTGCGCTATGTCCTGGGCCAGCGCTATGGCGACCTAATAGGGAGGCGCATCGTGGTGACCGCTGGCGGCACCCAGGAGCCTATCGACCCTGTGCGCTATATCTCTAACCACTCCTCTGGCAAGATGGGCTATGCGGTGGCGGAGGCCGCCCGCGACCGTGGCGCGCAGGTGACCTTAGTGACGGCCCCCACTGCCCTCCCCGACCCCTATGGCGTGCAGGTGGTGCGGGTATGCACGGCCCTGGAGATGCGAGAGGCGGTCATGGAGGCTTGCCGCGGGGCCCACGCCCTCATCATGGCCGCCGCCGTGGCCGACTTCCGGCCCGCCCAGGCTGCCCCCGCCAAGATTAAGCGTGGGGAGAGGGAGGCCATCACCCTGGAGCTGGTGCGCAACCCCGACATCCTGGCCGAGACGGCCTCTTTCCCCCATCTGGTGCGGGTGGGCTTTGCCGCCGAGACCGAGGACCTTCTGGCCAATGCCCACCGCAAGCTGGTGGAGCGAAGGCTGGACCTGGTGGTGGCCAACGATGTCACCGCCCCTGGCTCCGGCTTCGGCACCGATACCAACAAGGTGGTCATCGTGGGGCGCCATGGGGCTCAGGAGCTGCCCCTCATGAGCAAGTACGAGGTGGGATGTCACGTCCTAGATCATGTGGCCCGTATCCTGGCTGAGAAGGGGGAGCCATGA
- a CDS encoding methyltransferase domain-containing protein produces the protein MMETTEERFGLEKFARHPFYQEVNRRLVKLAGLRPGQRVVDLGAGTGAVTRLLVEEVRGKEGAEVIAVEPVASALEVARRSLAQVSGVVVRFVQGQAERLSQLVRRPVDAVFFCNAIHLVREKAKVLQEVRKVLGEEGVFSFNTTFFKGAEPPESHQFYRRWLSKALRLLRSRYGLSPLPERAPARERLSCEEYASLLLENGFRIRHQEIVQVQMDLESFEDISEYALWIEGILPGIPLETGSAVLKESVRDTFHELGIAFSPRNWLLVVAGRA, from the coding sequence ATGATGGAGACGACGGAGGAGAGGTTTGGGCTGGAGAAGTTCGCCCGTCACCCCTTCTATCAGGAGGTGAACCGGCGGCTGGTGAAGCTGGCCGGCCTCCGTCCTGGCCAACGGGTGGTGGACTTAGGTGCAGGCACGGGGGCCGTAACGCGGCTCCTGGTGGAGGAGGTAAGGGGCAAGGAGGGGGCGGAGGTCATCGCAGTGGAGCCCGTAGCCTCCGCCCTGGAGGTGGCCCGCCGCAGCCTAGCCCAGGTGTCGGGAGTGGTGGTCCGCTTCGTGCAGGGCCAGGCGGAGAGGCTCTCCCAGTTGGTTCGGCGGCCTGTAGATGCCGTCTTCTTCTGCAACGCCATCCACCTGGTGCGGGAGAAGGCCAAGGTGCTCCAGGAGGTGCGCAAGGTGCTAGGGGAGGAAGGCGTCTTCTCCTTCAACACCACCTTTTTTAAGGGGGCTGAGCCCCCCGAGAGCCACCAGTTCTATCGGCGGTGGCTGAGCAAGGCCTTGCGCTTGTTGCGTTCCCGCTATGGCCTCTCCCCCCTCCCCGAGCGGGCGCCAGCGCGGGAGCGGCTCTCCTGCGAGGAGTATGCCTCCCTTCTGCTGGAGAACGGGTTCCGTATCCGCCACCAGGAGATCGTGCAGGTGCAGATGGACCTGGAGAGCTTCGAAGACATATCGGAGTATGCCCTCTGGATCGAGGGCATCTTGCCAGGGATACCGCTGGAGACGGGCAGCGCCGTCCTGAAGGAGAGCGTGAGGGATACGTTCCATGAGCTGGGCATCGCCTTTTCCCCCCGTAACTGGTTGCTGGTGGTAGCCGGCCGCGCCTGA